ACATGCACTAAACCTCATTGCTGCTCTTGCAGGCGGAGAACATGGTGATGCACGTAGGGCCATCGATTTACTTCGTGTGGCAGGCGAGCTTGCTGAGCGACAACAATCTGATAAAGTCACTATAGAGCATGTTAGAGAAGCCTCTCAAAAAATCGAAGAAAACAAAGAAGAAAAATCTCTAAAATCATTCCCACTACACGAAAAACTGGTCCTTATCGCAATAATGAAAGCAAATGGCTCTTCTACTGGTGAAATTTACTCTTCATACAAAAATCTCTGTAAGGTAATTGGGAAAGATGAACTAACTCAAAGAAGAATCACACAAATGCTAAGTGAAATCGAATTATCTGGATTAATCTCTGGAAGATTAATTCATCAAGGAATTCATGGAAGGACAAAAAAATACAAACTTACAATATCGTCTGAAATGATAAAAAAGACTTTCAATGATGATTTAACTTTGCAAGACATTGTTTGAATTTGAACTATAATTTTCATGAAAGACTTGAAAAGTTTTTAGATTTACCATTATAACAATACCTGGATTTGGAGTCATACCAACACTTGCCTGAAATGGTGTCTGTTTTTGCCACGAGCCAGAATTAACTAACAAAATTCCTTTGTACATATCTAATTCTGCCCTATGAACATGACCTACATGAAAAATATCTGGAATGTCTTCAATTACTAAAAGATCTTCCATTTCAGGTGCTATTGGTGTTTGACTACCGTAAATAGGACTAAGATGCCTTGCTCTTAGAAGGTGTCTCATTACATTGGTTGGTTTATCATAACTTAGACCTGGAGTAGTCTTTACAATATCATCAATACTTTGGCCATGAAACATCATAATTTTAACACCATTCAATGATACCAAGGCTGGATTTCCAACCATCACTACATTTTCTCTTTCCCACAAACCTGAATTGTATTTTTTTGGAATGGCTGGTTGGGGAAGTGCTCGTCTTCCAGGATCGTGATTGCCTGGCATTATGATAATTTTCACATTTTTTGGAATTTTATCAATCAAATCTTCTGCTTTTTTTAATTGCTCTTGAATAGTCTGACAAACTAACTCTTTATCCTGATTTGGGTAAATTCCAACTCCGTCCACCACATCACCACCTATTAAGACAAAACGAATTTTTCTTGCAACAGGATCGGGACTTGATAACCAAGAAACAAATTCGGAAAATTCCTCCTCCATAAAGTACTTACTTCCAATATGAAGATCCGATAGAAAAACTGCATACGCTTCAGATTCTGATTTATTTTTAGCCTGATCTGGAATATCTGGCAGAATCAAATCTTTGATAATATATCCAGAATTCTTGCCTAAACTAATTCTTGCCATGACAAATTGATCCATCAAAAGAGTATTTGCTGTCTTTTGTAATTCATTGTCAAAAATAATACCCTCAAAAGAGCCTGACGGGTCTTCTAAAATCAATTTAGTGACATTTCTTTCAGTATTTCGCGTGGTAACAAGACCACATACATAGATATCATCATCAGATTTTGCGGTTTTTACAGAAGCTGCAGATTTGAGCATTCTTGATTCTGGCCTATCTGAAATTATTCGTTTAAGTTTGTTAAAACGACTAGAAAACAAAGCATTGTAACCTTTTACCCCCTCTCCTGATGTTATTTTGCTTGTAGGCTCAGATATTACCTTGATTTCATTTTGTAATGTTAGATCCTCTTTGATTCCTAGATATGTCTCCAAGTCATCCTGACTAATCTGAAATAATTTCTGTCTAGTTTTCTCTCTTACTATTTCTTTAATTATTCTCTCTAATTTTTTAACATCTACATTTTCTAAGATTTTAAAAGCATCTGGATGAATCTGGAATCCTTTGTTTAATGCATAGTTTAATGCAAAGGATAATTCCTTTTTCATATCAAAAAATATTATCTGGTTTAATTAAATCTGCGCCCACACCAACCCTCAAATATTGTTCGTAATCAATGCCAATATGAATAAAATTCGAATTATTACATTTTTTATATTTCTAATAATTTTTGCTATTGCTTATCAGATTGGCTCGATTTCAACTGTAAGTGATGAAGAAGCTAAAATATTCATGTCTGAATTTGAGGAATTAGTGTTAGATATTGACGCATTTGGAATCTTTGTACATAACACTACTATTGCATTACCGATGTTTATTCCTGGATTTGGAGTGGCATGGGGAATTTTCTCTGCTTGGTCCACCGGATTTGCTTTTGCAGCAATTTCTACCACTACTCCAATTCTAGCAGATGTTCCTCCACTTGCAGTTATTTTCTTATCTCCATTTGGATTGATGGAGCTTGTAGCATATTCATTAGGGATTTCTAGAAGTTTTATTTTGATTAGAGCAATTACTAAAAAGATTAATCTAACATCATATATCAAACCAACAGCAATAGAAATTGGAATTGTTATAGCACTTCTTCTAGCAGGAGGATTTCTTGAATTTTACATGTTAGAATTAGTTCAACAAGAAGGTTTTGAGATGCCTGGGTTCTAATTTTTCATATAATCTATGGTTTTGCCTAATCAGTCTAAAATAATTTAGTAGCAAATTATAAACCAAATTAAAAGAGAAATTAATCATGAAAACAGTTGTATTTCTATTAGCACTGCTTGTTATTTCATCAGGATATTTCATCAATGAATCATTTGCTGAAATTTCTGAAAACCAAGCATTTCTTTTAGAAGGATCTGGATTTGCTGTAACTGAAGAATCAATTAGAGTATCTGAAATTGATCTAGGACTCTCTTCTCAAAAACAAAGTGGAAGTACAATTAATTTTGTAACAGAAGATGGATTTGTCACATTAGATAATGAAGAATTTGTAATCTCTAAATTAAATGGAAAATTTTTGCGTCAAGGTCAATATATTAGAATTAATGGAAATATAGAAAGTTCAAACGGATTTGATACTACAATTAGCTTTTTTGGAAGACTAGTTGAAGAAAGCAAAGATGCATCAGTTTATGGATTTACTGGAAGGATTACTACCCCTGATGATAGTTATAAAGTACTTTACACTACAAAATTATCTACACTTTCAAAAATCGATAAAGTTGCTACAGAAACCAAAAAATCAGATCAGAACACAATTCATATTCTTAAAGGATCATCATCACAAACAGTAACAAAATACTTCTCAAAAGATAGAATTTCACTAGAACCAGGTACTACAATTACGTTTGTAAATGATGACATAGTTTCTCATAAAATAGTTAGTGGTGCTGGACTTGGAACTCATAGCAGTGTTCTTTCAGGCAAAGTAGTAATCTGTGAACAACAAGATACAAAAGTAAAAGCTGGTTCAAGCTACATTCAATCAAATTGTGACTTTACATTAGATGGTCGAATTAATTCAAATGAAATTAAACCTGGAGAATCAATATCAATCAAATTTACCGAAACTGGATTTTACAGACTATTAGATACTAATTATCCTTGGATGAGGATTGATGGATATGTATTTCCTAGTTCTACTAATTTAGTTTTAGGTACAACTACTAATCAACAAGGAAATTAATTTTCCCATTGCCATCTATAATTCATATATGAATCCAAACTTGTCTGATTAAACACCATTACAGACAAGTCAGAAAAT
This genomic window from Nitrosopumilus ureiphilus contains:
- a CDS encoding DNA-directed DNA polymerase II small subunit encodes the protein MKKELSFALNYALNKGFQIHPDAFKILENVDVKKLERIIKEIVREKTRQKLFQISQDDLETYLGIKEDLTLQNEIKVISEPTSKITSGEGVKGYNALFSSRFNKLKRIISDRPESRMLKSAASVKTAKSDDDIYVCGLVTTRNTERNVTKLILEDPSGSFEGIIFDNELQKTANTLLMDQFVMARISLGKNSGYIIKDLILPDIPDQAKNKSESEAYAVFLSDLHIGSKYFMEEEFSEFVSWLSSPDPVARKIRFVLIGGDVVDGVGIYPNQDKELVCQTIQEQLKKAEDLIDKIPKNVKIIIMPGNHDPGRRALPQPAIPKKYNSGLWERENVVMVGNPALVSLNGVKIMMFHGQSIDDIVKTTPGLSYDKPTNVMRHLLRARHLSPIYGSQTPIAPEMEDLLVIEDIPDIFHVGHVHRAELDMYKGILLVNSGSWQKQTPFQASVGMTPNPGIVIMVNLKTFQVFHENYSSNSNNVLQS
- a CDS encoding stage II sporulation protein M codes for the protein MNKIRIITFFIFLIIFAIAYQIGSISTVSDEEAKIFMSEFEELVLDIDAFGIFVHNTTIALPMFIPGFGVAWGIFSAWSTGFAFAAISTTTPILADVPPLAVIFLSPFGLMELVAYSLGISRSFILIRAITKKINLTSYIKPTAIEIGIVIALLLAGGFLEFYMLELVQQEGFEMPGF
- a CDS encoding cupredoxin domain-containing protein, giving the protein MKTVVFLLALLVISSGYFINESFAEISENQAFLLEGSGFAVTEESIRVSEIDLGLSSQKQSGSTINFVTEDGFVTLDNEEFVISKLNGKFLRQGQYIRINGNIESSNGFDTTISFFGRLVEESKDASVYGFTGRITTPDDSYKVLYTTKLSTLSKIDKVATETKKSDQNTIHILKGSSSQTVTKYFSKDRISLEPGTTITFVNDDIVSHKIVSGAGLGTHSSVLSGKVVICEQQDTKVKAGSSYIQSNCDFTLDGRINSNEIKPGESISIKFTETGFYRLLDTNYPWMRIDGYVFPSSTNLVLGTTTNQQGN